In Silene latifolia isolate original U9 population chromosome X, ASM4854445v1, whole genome shotgun sequence, the following proteins share a genomic window:
- the LOC141618864 gene encoding uncharacterized protein LOC141618864 — MARKGLMEQDLSKLDVAKLHPLSPEVISRQATINIGTIGHVAHGKSTVVKAISGVQTVRFKNELERNITIKLGYANAKIYKCEDERCPRPMSYKAYGSGKEDSPACDVPGFENCKMKLLRHVSFVDCPGHDILMATMLNGAAIMDGALLLIAANESCPQPQTSEHLAAIEIMRLQHIIILQNKVDLIQENVAINQHEAIQKFVQGTVADAAPVVPISAQLKYNIDVVCEYIVKKIPIPERNFISPPNMIVIRSFDVNKPGYEVDDIRGGVAGGSILKGVLRVNQNIEVRPGIVVKDENGNIKCTPIYSRIVSLYAEQNELQFAVPGGLIGVGTTMDPTLTRADRLVGQVLGEVGSLPDVFVELEVNFFLLRRLLGVRTKGTEKQGKVTKLTKAEILMLNIGSMSTGARVIAVKNDLAKLQLTSPVCTSKGEKIALSRRVEKHWRLIGWGQIQAGTTLEIPACPI; from the exons ATGGCGCGCAAAGGTCTAATGGAGCAGGATTTGAGCAAGTTGGATGTGGCAAAACTACATCCGCTTTCACCTGAAGTTATTTCTCGTCAAGCAACGATTAATATTG GCACCATTGGTCACGTGGCCCATGGGAAGTCAACCGTTGTGAAAGCTATATCTGGTGTTCAG ACCGTGCGTTTTAAGAATGAGTTGGAGCGTAATATCACTATCAAACTTGGATATGCTAATGCAAAGATATACAAATGTGAGGATGAACGATGCCCACGGCCTATGTCCTATAA GGCGTATGGAAGTGGAAAGGAAGACAGTCCTGCGTGTGATGTACCTGGGTTTGAGAATTGCAAGATGAAGCTTCTTAGACATGTATCTTTTGTTGACTGCCCG GGTCACGATATTCTCATGGCTACCATGCTTAATGGAGCTGCAATTATGGATGGCGCTTTACTTCTCATTGCTGCTAATGAGAGCTGTCCCCAACCCCAGACTTCTGAGCATCTTGCTGCCATTGAAATTATGCGATTACAGCATATCATTATCCTCCAAAATAAAGTTGATCTAATTCAGGAAAATGTAGCGATAAATCAGCATGAAGCGATCCAAAAGTTTGTTCAG GGAACTGTTGCCGATGCAGCACCGGTAGTTCCAATTTCTGCTCAATTGAAATACAACATTGATGTTGTTTGCGAATATATAGTAAAGAAGATTCCCATACCTGAGAGAAATTTTATCTCACCGCCAAATATGATCGTGATTCGTTCTTTTGATGTCAACAAACCTGGTTACGAGGTTGATGATATACGTGGCGGTGTTGCTGGAGGAAGTATTCTTAAG GGTGTCTTGAGAGTGAACCAAAATATCGAGGTTCGTCCTGGAATTGTTGTCAAAGATGAAAATGGAAATATCAAGTGCACACCCATATATTCCAGAATAGTCTCGTTGTATGCTGAGCAGAATGAGCTGCAATTTGCTGTGCCAGGAGGTCTAATTGGGGTTGGGACGACCATGGACCCTACTTTGACCCGAGCTGATCGATTGGTTGGTCAGGTTCTCGGAGAGGTTGGGTCTCTTCCAGATGTCTTTGTTGAACTggag GTAAATTTCTTTTTGCTAAGGCGACTCCTTGGTGTCAGAACAAAGGGTACTGAGAAACAAGGCAAGGTCACAAAACTGACCAAGGCAGAGATTCTGATGTTGAACATTGGGTCCATGTCGACTGGTGCTCGAGTCATTGCTGTCAAGAATGATTTGGCAAAACTGCAACTTACATCCCCAGTCTGCACTAGCAAAGGTGAGAAAATCGCGCTCAGCCGCCGTGTGGAAAAGCATTGGCGACTGATAGGGTGGGGACAGATTCAAGCTGGCACTACTCTCGAAATCCCGGCTTGTCCTATCTAA